The Fulvia fulva chromosome 13, complete sequence genome window below encodes:
- a CDS encoding Aquaporin-1, with translation MNINAPRSTGLNLPGFRSRPSKGEGGKHRNELRIPFLGFLPNKPRNHFIAMVGEFIGTFLFLFFAFSATQVANAAAAGAGTEGGSITQVPNTSVLLYIALAFGFSLAVNAWVFFRISGGLFNPAVTLGMALIGAVTWPRAGLVFIAQILGSMAAAGVVQALFPGSMAVSTTLGGNTSITRGLFIEMFLTAELVFTIFMLAAEKHKGTFIAPIGIGLALFVAELTGVYFTGGSLNPARSFGPCVVLGIFPGYHWIYWLGPALGALVAVGFYRFVKMLEYETANPGADFNEHEQEMFDEHHDEENAATGADVARPNPATLTSNDDYRSGSMQSPVGIANRARMDGSHSEKIDEVPFHSGQGPYNAGPQVENGGVRY, from the exons ATGAACATCAACGCCCCACGCTCGACAGGTCTCAACCTGCCCGGCTTCCGTTCACGACCGAGCAAAGGAGAAGGTGGAAAACACAGGAATGAGCTGAGGATACCCTTTCTCGGCTTCCTGCCTAACAAGCCAAGGAACCATTTCATCGCTATGGTCGGCGAATTCATTGGCACCTTTCTCTTCCTGTTCTTCGCCTTTTCCGCTACCCAAGTCGCCAATGCCGCTGCCGCTGGTGCGGGTACTGAGGGAGGCTCCATCACGCAGGTGCCGAATACAAGCGTCTTGCTGTACATTGCTTTGGCTTTTGGCTTCAGTCTGGCCGTGAACGCATGGGTGTTCTTCAGGATCAGTGGAG GTCTCTTCAATCCAGCAGTCACACTCGGCATGGCACTCATTGGAGCTGTCACTTGGCCTCGTGCAGGACTTGTCTTCATCGCGCAGATACTTGGTAGCATGGCAGCTGCTGGTGTGGTGCAAGCCCTCTTCCCTGGATCAATGGCAGTCTCCACGACACTCGGTGGTAACACAAGCATCACTCGCGGCCTTT TCATTGAGATGTTCCTCACTGCCGAGCTCGTCTTCACCATTTTCATGCTTGCGGCCGAGAAGCACAAGGGCACCTTCATCGCCCCCATTGGCATTGGCCTCGCGCTCTTTGTCGCCGAACTCACAGGTGTCTACTTCACCGGCGGCTCTCTCAACCCTGCACGATCCTTCGGTCCCTGCGTCGTCCTCGGCATCTTTCCTGGCTACCACTGGATTTACTGGCTGGGCCCCGCTCTTGGTGCATTGGTGGCGGTTGGCTTCTACCGCTTTGTCAAGATGCTCGAGTATGAGACCGCGAACCCCGGCGCCGACTTTAACGAGCACGAGCAGGAGATGTTCGACGAGCACCACGACGAGGAGAACGCTGCGACTGGTGCAGACGTCGCACGTCCAAATCCCGCTACCCTGACCAGCAATGACGACTACCGCAGCGGCAGCATGCAGTCGCCGGTGGGCATCGCAAACCGAGCACGCATGGATGGCAGCCACAGCGAGAAGATTGACGAGGTGCCTTTCCATTCTGGTCAAGGTCCATACAACGCTGGTCCCCAGGTGGAGAACGGTGGCGTGCGATACTGA
- a CDS encoding Dehydrogenase OXI1: MASSKPRTLEGKVAIVTGASRGIGEAIAFDLASRGAKVAITYSSDRSREGANNLITRIESEAHSSAIGIQCNLQEPSAPQQIVDETLKAFGPHIDILINNAAIISDKKLEDVTADHFDEVFHLNVRAPLFMIQAVLPHLRRPGRIVNISSVGARQGYPGTGTYAASKGALEAYTRNWAAELGKDGTTVNCVNPGPVQSEMLDQVAPEIVKPQKEATLVEQRVGKPEEVADVVAFLAEGRSSWVSGQCISASGGYHCY; encoded by the exons ATGGCATCAAGCAAGCCAAGAACGCTTGAAGGCAAAGT CGCCATCGTCACCGGCGCCTCACGCGGCATAGGCGAAGCAATCGCCTTCGACCTCGCCTCCCGCGGCGCCAAAGTAGCCATAACCTACTCCAGCGACCGCTCCCGCGAAGGCGCCAACAACCTCATCACCCGCATCGAATCCGAAGCTCACAGCAGCGCCATAGGAATCCAATGCAACCTCCAAGAGCCCTCCGCACCCCAGCAGATCGTCGACGAAACTCTCAAAGCCTTCGGCCCTCATATCGACATCCTCATCAACAACGCCGCCATCATCTCGGATAAGAAGTTGGAGGATGTGACAGCTGATCACTTCGATGAAGTATTCCACCTCAACGTGCGCGCCCCTCTGTTCATGATCCAAGCCGTCCTTCCACATCTCCGCCGTCCAGGCCGGATCGTCAATATCTCCTCAGTCGGCGCTCGGCAGGGATACCCCGGGACAGGGACATACGCGGCGTCAAAGGGGGCGCTCGAGGCGTATACGCGTAACTGGGCCGCGGAGCTGGGGAAGGATGGAACTACGGTGAATTGTGTCAACCCTGGACCTGTGCAGAGTGAGATGCTGGATCAGGTGGCTCCGGAGATCGTCAAGCCGCAGAAGGAGGCGACGTTGGTGGAGCAGAGGGTTGGGAAGCCGGAGGAGGTCGCGGATGTTGTGGCATTTTTGGCGGAGGGGAGGAGTAGTTGGGTCAGTGGGCAGTGTATTTCCGCGAGTGGGGGCTACCATTGTTACTAG
- a CDS encoding Pyrrolopyrazine biosynthesis cluster protein F, with amino-acid sequence MTIRHPAFVVPAAYDALSNSEKSGNISNYLIPTNYSWQTQLYNFYVANGITPVVAEAEDYMSSPEFVRHLASEAGLDASTCLFEWDAMSEDDQAAQHPMYVKLQQTLINSTGLVPGKVKGAPVLEDEERKWREKFGVEGAVSIKEMVEWAMPDYEYLRDRKLRLP; translated from the coding sequence ATGACAATCCGACACCCCGCCTTCGTCGTCCCCGCCGCCTACGACGCCCTATCAAACTCCGAGAAGTCCGGCAACATATCGAACTACCTGATCCCCACCAACTACTCCTGGCAAACCCAACTGTATAACTTCTACGTCGCCAATGGGATAACTCCCGTTGTCGCTGAGGCGGAAGATTACATGTCGTCTCCGGAGTTCGTGCGACATCTGGCTAGCGAAGCAGGGTTGGATGCTAGCACATGTCTGTTTGAGTGGGATGCGATGAGTGAAGATGACCAGGCGGCGCAGCATCCGATGTACGTGAAACTGCAGCAGACGCTGATAAACTCGACGGGGTTAGTGCCGGGGAAGGTCAAGGGTGCACCGGTGTTGGAGGATGAGGAGAGGAAGTGGAGGGAGAAGTTTGGGGTGGAGGGAGCGGTGTCCATCAAGGAGATGGTGGAGTGGGCGATGCCGGATTACGAGTATCTGAGGGATAGGAAACTGAGGTTGCCGTGA